CACAAAGTGAGCTGCACACCATATATGGAGAAACCCGTTTCTTAAAACTAGTGATGAACTCAtgctctgttctgttttctcaaaGCTGAAGTCGGCTAGGTTTGCAAAGCTGTGGGCTGAGCACTCAGGCAATCACACTCTCAGAAACTGCGGCGGCTCTGGactgcagcctcccaaggctCCATGCCAGACAAAGCATGCGTGTCACACTTGCTACAATAGCCTGGATGGTTTCTTTTGTCTCCAATTATTCACACACAGCAAATATTTTGCCAGATATCGAAAATGAAGATTTCATCAAAGACTGCGTTCGAATCCATAACAAGTTCCGATCAGAGGTGAAACCAACAGCCAGTGATATGCTATACATGGTAAGGAAAATATCATTAACTGTGGCGTCAGTCAGTCAGAAACAACTAATGTGTATTGACTTTGGTGTTAATACCTTCGTAAtactgaatgatttttttttcattgtgcttAACGTATGCAGTAAATTCACAGTCTGTGATCAAAACACTTCCAGTTTAGCTCTGTCTACCCAACTGTTGTTATAAGCAAGTGCCACAGCACATTTTACTTCTCTTTGGACACTTCCTGTTTTCTGGTTGTCAGTggattttacttctctttttgttattttcctccctgttaatttttgtgatttgtttttttgttttttgttttttgtttttttgtctctaaatttactttttttgttgctgACAAAGTACTGAGTTGCTCAGGTAGGCAGAATGGCATCTGGGGAAAGGATGGGATTTTGATTCAGTAAGGCTTGGGATTGAATTTCAGATCTGTGGCTTTAAGCTGGtttttaacctttctgaacttCTTAGGATATGGGCTGTTGTGATTATGGAATAATGTTGTGAAACACGGCACACACTATTTTGCCCATAATTAGCCTTCAGTGAAATGTCAGTTTTCCTTAGATTCTAAATTCCATGAAACTAAATTGTCACGTTTCCTACCAGCCCTACTCAGTGCTTGAAGACCATATTTATAGAGGACTCATATGCAGTGGTATCTTCTCTCCTTATCTCACCTCGTTTTCCATTCAAATTCCCACTGTACTCACCCCAGTTACATTTTAGATGAACCCCCTAttgtttaatgtttatttttgcagACTTGGGACCCAGCATTAGCCCAAATTGCAAAAGCATGGGCCAGCAATTGCCAGTTTTCACATAATACACGGCTGAAGCCACCCCACAAGCTGCACCCAAACTTCACTTCACTGGGAGAGAACATCTGGACTGGATCTGTGCCCATCTTTTCTGTGTCTTCTGCCATCACAAACTGGTATGACGAAATCCAGGACTATGACTTCAAGACTCGGATATGCAAAAAAGTCTGTGGCCACTACACTCAGGTAAGGATCTGCCCTATATTATCTTGAAACTGTCTTTTCAAGTGTGAGGAGAAAAATTGTACTATGAGGTTAAGAAAATGTATAGTATGCTAGTATACCTGTAAATATAAGGGAGTTAAATAGAACAGCCTCCAATAACAGAAAATAGTGCTTGAAAAGTTCAGTTGTGTGAACTAAACACATAATAGGTAATATGTGAGGCCCACCAACTTGGACAGGCTTTGAACAATTCCTGCAACAGCTATTCTCCCATAGGACTTTATTCCATTTGTGAGAAATCAAGGAACCTTATGAGTGAAAGGATTTTCAGGTTCCAGCTGGCATGagttttaaatgaaatttgaGCCAATTGTTTTGGGACTATAAAATTGGAAGAAACAAGACTCTCAGACAGAAACATCAATAAGAACTGATGCTTCCACAACCTCTCATTCTCTCAACCATCGACTGAAAACCTACTGTGTGCCATGCACTAGGCACCATGCACGGTGCTACACAAGGAGGGAGAAAAAGTCAGTCCCAGGCCAACAGAGAGGCCAACGTGTAAACTTATATGAACCATTCTGAAGGTATTCTGCCCCCAGAATCCATATTATTAGTCCCAATAGCCACATTCAGAGCCAcccattgagttttttttttttttttaatttttactcaaGCTGATTCTGGCTCCCTAACCCTACCTCACATTTGCAGCATGATGGAAACAACTCTCTAGGGAGCATCTGTCATAATCCTCTTCAGACACTGCCTTCCTCTCCtggctacattttgtttatttactgtCACTTCCTGGCCATCCTTGTCAAACCAATAACGTACGGTACTTAACCTATAATTGACTGTTTTGGGGCACAAAAAATCAGTTGAAATGAGGTATGAAGGCAAAAACGTTTCTATCAAGGCAGTTACATTGAAATATTAGGTGGTTTTAAGGAACAACCTGGTGTTAGAAAAACTCCCTCACTCCAGCTCAGCCTTATAAAGCCTGTGATCTCATTCGTGGTGTTACAGATGAACCAAGTTTGGTGCAGttacaaaaaattattataagaGTAAAATGAATTTCTCCtaaatttactttataaattaacaATTTTGGTTTAcctttacaaataaatttaaccaggAAATAAGTTTCCTTGGATTCCAACAAGACCTAGGGGAGTAGAAAGCTAAATCTAGATAGCCTACAAGTGGTACTTGTACTGTTATGCATTGCGGTATTTAAATACTCAGAAATAATTGTGAGTTTGAGGGTGCctactttcatttatttgtcaGTGTTTAAGCTTTTACCCTATAACAGGCACTAGTGATATGTCTTAGTCCAGATTCTTGGAAAACAGAGCCTGAGACAATAGTTTATGAGCTAACATTTTATTGGGATACAATCTTGGAGAAGCGGAAGTGAGGAGGAATAGGTAATGagccagggaaggaggagaaataCAGCTGGAAATGGTCCCTGACCCTCAGAAATTGACCTTTTGGGAGAGACTTATGTGTAAATGGATTATGACAGTGTTTGGCTAGTACAATTTAGAGAAGCTGACAAAGTGCCATGTGAGCAAGGAGGACAGAATGAGCAACTTATCCGGCCAAAAGGAAGTGTAAAGCTTCACACTGCTGGAGATGTGTGGATTGGTACTTGAAAACTGAGTGGGAGTTTTTCagatgaaaaggaaagggaagagaattcTCAGCAAGGTGTGGAAAGTATACAATGTGTATGAATGGGCCTGGTACTTTAGATCAATGGCAAGAAGCTCAGCATGCCAAATATATAGAGGTCAAAAGACTGTAAAATTGACAACAGACTCCTAAACCATGCTCAATACACAAGTTAAGACACTCCATGTTCACTATTCCAGGAAATCTAAAGAAGAGAACATTTGAGTTTATGCCATAAATGCCTGAGATTTCACAGATGGCCCTCCCAAAATTAACTGAGCTTACTTGTAAAATTTCCCCTTACATCTAAGGGAAAAAAGGAGGACTAATATTTTTGTCATgagaaaattcattttctaaaacCCAGTCCCATACATACAGATATTAAAACCCAAGCTCAGTGATCCTAACATGAGTGATCCTCTTTAAGAAACCACTACATTCTACCCCCACTTCAGAAGAGGGGCACTCATCACAGGGAGAATGTCCAAGAACCCCCTGGGCTGGGAAGATAGAGCAGCAGCAATCACTTTTTAAATGGGCATAGTGTTTAGCTCTCTACACTGAAGACCTCATTCAATTATTACCACAAATCTATTAAGGAGATGTTAATGGTATTACCCACAGGTGAATAAACAGACTTAGAAAGGTTAATAAGTTGTTCCCCTGATGTCATTTAGCTAGTAAGATGAAGAGTTGAGGTTCAGATATTAGATATGTTGGAAGGCTTAAATAATAATTTCACTTGCGTccttgtgaagagaccaccaaacagtctttgtgtgagcaataaagctttttatcaCCTGGGTACAGGCAGGCTGAGTTCAAAAAGAAAGTCAATGAAGGCAGATGGGGTGgagctgttttataggatttgggtaatggaaaattacagtcaaagggggttgttctctggctggcaggggtgggagtcacaaggtgctcagtgggggagcttttgagccaggatgagccaggagaaggaatttcacaaggtaatgtcatcagttaaggcaggaacagggcattttcacttcttttgtgattcttcagttacttcagg
The Pan troglodytes isolate AG18354 chromosome 10, NHGRI_mPanTro3-v2.0_pri, whole genome shotgun sequence genome window above contains:
- the GLIPR1 gene encoding glioma pathogenesis-related protein 1, which translates into the protein MRVTLATIAWMVSFVSNYSHTANILPDIENEDFIKDCVRIHNKFRSEVKPTASDMLYMTWDPALAQIAKAWASNCQFSHNTRLKPPHKLHPNFTSLGENIWTGSVPIFSVSSAITNWYDEIQDYDFKTRICKKVCGHYTQVVWADSYKVGCAVQFCPKVSGFDALSNGAHFICNYGPGGNYPTWPYKRGATCSACPNNDKCLDNLCVNRQRDQVKRYYSVVYPGWPIYPRNRYTSLFLIVNSVILILSVIITILVQHKYPNLVLLD